The following proteins are co-located in the Marinomonas profundi genome:
- the pheS gene encoding phenylalanine--tRNA ligase subunit alpha: protein MENLKQILADALSAVAASESESALDDVRVHYLGKKGALTALLKQLGNVSAEDRPKFGQMVNEAKDQVQDNITERKAYLAEAALSAKLATESIDISLSGKGQDVGGLHPVTRTMERIETFFRGIGFDVAAGPEIEDDYHNFEALNIPAHHPARAMQDTFYFNPTTVLRTHTSPVQVRTMETTQPPIRIICPGRVYRCDSDQTHTPMFHQVEGLLIDENISFADLKGILQQFLNVFFEDDLKVRFRPSYFPFTEPSIEVDIMRTNSKGEESWLEVLGCGMVHPEVLEMSGIDSEKYTGFAFGMGVERFAMLRYKVDDLRMFFENDLRFLKQFK, encoded by the coding sequence ATGGAAAACCTAAAGCAGATTCTTGCTGATGCGTTAAGCGCAGTGGCTGCGTCTGAGAGTGAGTCCGCACTAGATGATGTACGTGTGCATTATTTGGGGAAGAAGGGCGCTCTAACGGCTTTGTTGAAACAGCTTGGTAATGTTTCTGCAGAGGACCGACCAAAATTTGGCCAGATGGTTAACGAAGCAAAAGACCAAGTGCAGGATAACATAACAGAACGTAAGGCCTACCTTGCTGAAGCGGCGTTAAGTGCCAAATTGGCGACCGAAAGTATTGATATTTCGTTGTCTGGTAAGGGGCAAGACGTGGGTGGATTGCACCCAGTAACGCGTACCATGGAGCGTATTGAGACCTTTTTTCGTGGCATTGGCTTTGATGTGGCTGCAGGGCCAGAAATCGAAGACGATTATCACAACTTTGAAGCCTTGAATATTCCAGCGCATCACCCTGCGCGAGCGATGCAAGATACCTTCTATTTTAACCCAACGACCGTGCTAAGAACCCATACATCTCCTGTTCAAGTGCGCACAATGGAAACGACTCAGCCTCCTATTCGGATTATTTGTCCTGGTCGTGTGTATCGTTGTGACTCGGATCAAACACACACGCCTATGTTCCATCAGGTAGAAGGTTTGCTGATTGACGAAAATATTTCTTTCGCCGATCTGAAGGGTATTTTACAGCAATTTCTGAATGTCTTTTTTGAGGATGATTTGAAGGTGCGTTTTCGCCCCAGTTATTTCCCATTTACCGAGCCTTCTATCGAAGTGGATATCATGCGAACTAACAGCAAAGGTGAAGAGTCTTGGTTGGAAGTGTTAGGTTGCGGCATGGTGCACCCAGAAGTATTGGAAATGTCGGGTATTGATTCAGAAAAATACACAGGTTTTGCCTTTGGTATGGGAGTAGAGCGTTTCGCGATGCTGCGTTACAAAGTAGATGACCTGCGTATGTTTTTTGAAAACGATTTGCGCTTCCTTAAGCAGTTCAAGTAA
- a CDS encoding integration host factor subunit alpha, translating to MGSLTKADLAENLVDSIGLSKKDAKDLVEGFFDVVRHSLIERQQVKLSGFGNFEVREKSQRPGRNPKTGEEIPITARTVVTFRPGQKLKSKVEDYMQE from the coding sequence ATGGGATCGTTGACAAAAGCGGACCTTGCTGAAAACTTAGTTGACTCGATTGGTCTAAGCAAAAAAGACGCAAAAGATCTTGTTGAAGGTTTTTTTGATGTCGTGCGTCATTCGTTGATAGAGAGACAGCAAGTTAAGTTGTCGGGCTTTGGTAATTTTGAAGTGCGCGAAAAGAGTCAGCGCCCTGGTCGAAACCCTAAAACGGGAGAGGAAATCCCTATTACGGCGCGAACGGTTGTTACTTTTCGACCTGGGCAAAAGCTTAAGTCAAAAGTAGAAGACTATATGCAAGAATAG
- the pheT gene encoding phenylalanine--tRNA ligase subunit beta, producing the protein MKISENWLREWVNPDISSDDLVAQITLAGLEVDEVLPVASDFSGVVVGDIISAEPHPNADKLQVCQVSDGSEVFQVVCGAPNARPGIKIPFAKIGAVLGADFKIKKAKLRQVESFGMLCSASELGLSDDHDGIMELPVVAKAGEDFRAFLGLDDQIIDVDLTPNRSDCLSIAGLAREVGVLNKTDVTPVKVTPADVTIDDAFPVRVDAKQACPRYLGRVIRGVNIKAQSPLWMVEKLRRSGIRSIDPVVDITNYVMLELGQPMHAFDLANLSGSVVVRMANEGEKIVLLDGQEISLREDTMVIADEKAPLAIAGVMGGEGSGVNAETQDIFLESAFFAPLALAGKARSYGLHTDSSHRFERGVDATLQERAIERATALVVEIAGGQVGPITHAVNEASLPEAAVVTLRRKKLDQYLAMSIDKDLVTDILTRLGLQMVEITDEAWTTKAPSHRFDIAIEADLIEEVARIYGYDNLPSSMPQAAVNFTPLSETKAQIQVLRSILVSQGYQEAVTYSFIDPNLSKQFLSKIEPIPLANPISADMGVMRPSLVPGLVKAYLYNQNRQQSRVRLFETGRRFIGSVDALADLDQQQQVAGLIAGTRHPEAWYHGSEKVDFYDLKAHVEALFALNDGGKPTYERSECEFLHPGRSADLFLEGQFVGLMGELHPQLSKALGVNQPIYVFDIALSAVLNATLPEYEVVSRFPEVRRDLALLVDRSVPVSALEKVISATAGEALKNVLVFDVYQGQGIDDTKKSVALGLTWQHPSHTLSDEEVNNSVEQTVAALSEQLGAVVRG; encoded by the coding sequence ATGAAAATTAGTGAGAATTGGCTAAGAGAGTGGGTCAATCCAGACATCAGTAGCGATGATTTGGTGGCTCAGATAACCCTAGCTGGCCTTGAAGTAGATGAGGTCTTGCCTGTTGCCTCTGATTTTTCGGGTGTGGTGGTGGGTGACATTATAAGTGCAGAACCTCATCCAAACGCTGACAAGCTGCAGGTTTGCCAAGTGTCTGATGGTTCTGAGGTTTTTCAAGTGGTCTGTGGTGCGCCCAATGCGCGTCCTGGTATCAAGATTCCTTTTGCTAAAATTGGCGCTGTGTTGGGTGCGGATTTTAAAATCAAGAAGGCGAAACTGCGTCAGGTCGAATCTTTCGGCATGTTGTGCTCTGCGTCTGAATTGGGTTTGAGTGATGATCACGACGGTATTATGGAGTTGCCTGTTGTTGCTAAAGCCGGTGAAGACTTTCGGGCTTTTTTAGGGCTTGATGATCAAATCATTGATGTGGATTTAACGCCTAACCGTAGTGACTGTTTAAGTATTGCTGGCTTGGCGCGTGAAGTTGGCGTTTTAAATAAGACTGACGTGACGCCGGTTAAGGTGACGCCTGCGGATGTTACGATTGATGACGCTTTTCCTGTTCGCGTTGATGCGAAGCAAGCTTGTCCTCGTTATCTTGGGCGAGTGATTCGTGGTGTCAATATAAAAGCGCAATCTCCCTTGTGGATGGTTGAGAAGCTTCGTCGCAGTGGCATTCGTTCTATTGATCCAGTTGTCGATATCACCAACTATGTGATGCTTGAGTTGGGTCAGCCAATGCATGCGTTTGACTTGGCCAACCTATCAGGTTCTGTTGTTGTTCGTATGGCGAATGAGGGTGAAAAAATTGTCTTGTTAGATGGGCAGGAAATTTCACTTCGTGAAGACACTATGGTCATTGCAGACGAAAAAGCACCACTGGCTATTGCGGGTGTGATGGGCGGTGAAGGGTCTGGTGTTAACGCTGAAACTCAAGATATCTTTCTTGAAAGTGCATTTTTTGCGCCGCTTGCATTAGCCGGTAAAGCGCGCTCATATGGCTTGCATACCGACTCGTCTCATCGTTTTGAGCGTGGTGTAGATGCCACGCTACAAGAGCGAGCCATTGAAAGAGCGACCGCGCTGGTTGTAGAAATAGCGGGCGGTCAAGTTGGTCCTATTACGCATGCGGTTAATGAGGCTTCTTTGCCTGAAGCGGCAGTGGTAACTCTGCGCCGTAAAAAGCTCGATCAGTATTTGGCCATGTCTATCGATAAAGACTTGGTGACGGATATTTTAACGCGTCTTGGTTTGCAGATGGTTGAAATCACTGACGAGGCTTGGACGACAAAAGCGCCATCGCATCGGTTTGATATTGCGATAGAAGCAGACTTGATTGAAGAAGTGGCGCGTATCTATGGTTATGACAACCTTCCTTCGTCTATGCCTCAAGCCGCGGTGAATTTCACGCCTTTATCTGAGACAAAAGCCCAGATCCAAGTATTGCGTTCTATCTTGGTCTCACAGGGGTATCAGGAAGCGGTGACTTACAGCTTTATAGATCCTAACTTGAGTAAACAATTTCTATCGAAAATTGAGCCCATTCCATTGGCGAACCCTATTTCAGCCGATATGGGGGTAATGCGTCCAAGTTTGGTGCCGGGATTGGTTAAAGCGTATCTTTATAATCAAAATCGTCAGCAGTCACGTGTGCGTTTGTTTGAAACGGGCCGTCGCTTCATTGGCTCAGTTGATGCGTTGGCAGATTTAGATCAGCAACAGCAAGTGGCTGGCCTTATAGCGGGGACTCGTCATCCTGAAGCTTGGTATCACGGTAGCGAGAAGGTCGATTTTTATGATCTAAAGGCGCACGTTGAAGCCTTGTTTGCTTTGAATGATGGCGGTAAACCAACTTATGAGCGTTCTGAGTGTGAGTTTTTGCATCCTGGGCGCTCAGCAGACCTCTTTTTAGAGGGGCAGTTTGTTGGGTTGATGGGGGAGTTGCATCCGCAACTGTCAAAGGCGTTAGGCGTGAATCAACCTATCTATGTATTTGATATTGCATTGAGTGCGGTGTTGAATGCGACCTTGCCTGAATATGAGGTGGTGTCTCGCTTCCCAGAGGTGCGTCGTGACCTGGCGTTACTGGTTGACCGCTCTGTGCCAGTAAGTGCCTTGGAGAAAGTTATTTCTGCAACGGCTGGTGAGGCGCTTAAAAATGTCTTGGTTTTTGATGTTTATCAGGGCCAAGGCATTGATGACACGAAAAAAAGTGTCGCTTTGGGCTTGACGTGGCAGCATCCTTCACACACTCTTAGTGATGAAGAAGTGAACAACTCTGTCGAGCAAACTGTTGCAGCTTTGTCTGAGCAGTTAGGAGCCGTTGTAAGGGGGTAG